The Poseidonibacter lekithochrous region CTTATCAAAAACTATTGATGATTTTAGAGATTTTTTCAAACCTAATTATAATAAGAGTACTTTTCCTATTAGAGAAGTAGTTGAATATACTGTTAATCTTGTAAAAACAAAATTTGCATCTTTACATATTGTTATTGTTGAAAATATTATGGACTTAGATGTATATACTTTTAAAAATGAGTTAATTCAAGTAATTATTAATATTCTAAATAATGCTGGAGATGAATTAATTGAATCAAAAAATAAAAGAAAATTAATATTTATAGAAGCCTATACTAATGATAATTCCATTTTTATTAAAATAAAAGACAATGCAGGTGGAATTCCACCTCATATTCTCAATAGAATTTTTGAACCATACTTTACTACAAAACATAAATCTCAAGGAACAGGAATCGGACTGTTTATGAGTAATGAAATCATAAAGAAGCACATGAAAGGCGATATTATCGTAAAGAATAGAGAATTTATGTATGAAGATGCCTTATATAAAGGTGCTGAATTTATTATCAAACTGCCTCACCAATAAAAAAATCTACTCAAACTGTTTAAAAATAGAATAAATCAATAAATAATTTATTTTAACATTCCATTATTCTTACATTTTATTTAATTATCATATAATATTTTAAATTTAAATAATTATGTTTAGTATTAAAGGATATAAAAATGAGGATTATGATTGTTGATGATTCCAAGGTCGCTAGACTTGGAGTTAAAAAATCATTACCTGCAAATATGATAGAAATCAATGATATTGAATTTGCTTCAAATGGACAAGAAGCAGTTGATAAATATAAAAATAATAAATTTGATTTAATTTTTATGGATTTGACAATGCCAATAAAAAATGGATATGAAGCAACAAAAGAGATTAGTTCTCATGATAAAGATTCGTATATTATTGTAATTACTGCTGATATTCAAAATAAAGGTTTATCTCTTGCTAGAGAAAATGGGGCAAGAGATGTTATTAAAAAACCAATTGATCCAAGTAAACTAAATCATGTTTTAGTTGACTTTTTTAAAAATAGAGAAAAACAAAATGGATAATATAATGGATTTTAATGAAGATGAAATAGATTTCTTACAAGAGTTATTAAATGTCTCTTTTGGAGGATCAACTGCGCTTATATCGAATATGTTAGATACTTTTGCAACTATGCATATACCAAAAATAAAAATGCTTAATATTAAAGAATTAAAAGATTTTATAAATAAGAACTTTAATGAATCAGAAGAGTATGTGGTTTTTTCTCAGCAGTTCAGAGGTGGAATCGAAGGAGAAGCAGTTTTTATCTCTAATTACAACTCTATAAAACATTTAAGTGTGGTACTAAATGAAGATGATGAAGTCCAAGAAGTTGAAGATATTATTGATTTATCGTCAGAGTTATTAAACATTGTTAACTCAGCAACAATAAAAGATATGGCTAAAAATCTTGATAAAGAGGTGTTTTTTGCACAACCTTCAATAAAAAGTGTAAGAAGTAATGAGATTATTGGTAATACAAATCTAACAAGTTATAAAACAATTATTGTTGTTTCAACTGTATTAGATTTTGAGAAAGAGGATATTACAGGTACTTTGTATGTACTTTTAAAACCTAAAACTATAGAGATTATAAAAAGAGCTGCCCAAGAGTTCTTTTCTGAGGTATAAAGACTATGAAGTTTGATGAAATTTTTAGCGATACACAAATTCTGGAATATTTTAATTTTGGAATATGTATTTTAGATCCAGATTTAAAAGTACAGTATTGGAATAGTTGGATATCTTTTTTTACTAAGATATCTCCAAATGAAATAAAAGGACAAAATCTAGAAGAGTTTTTTCCTAATATAAATATCAAGAAGTTAAAAAGACAAATAGTAGCCGCTATTAGTATTGACTCTGCTACATATTATACTTCAAAAGATGGTTATATATTTCCTATTGAATTAGATGAAATTACAAATCCTATTTATAAATATATGCAACAACAAATTACAATTTTCCCAATTAGTGATAATTACGTATTATTAAGTATTGCAGATCAAACATCACTAAAAGAAGCAAATAAAAAGATAAAAGAGTTTACACAAATTATTGAGAGAAAAAGAAAACTTTTAAAAGATAAATTAACTGGATTAGAAAATAGAAATAAACTACTTTTAGATTTAGATATTGATGAGAATAAACAATTAGCACTATTTAATATCAAAGGTTTTAATGAAATAAACGATTTCTTTGGTTATGAATTAGGGGATAAGTATCTTATTTTTATTGCGAATAAGTTTTTAGAGTTTACAAAAGATTTAGATATTGATATTTTTAAATTAACAGCGGATGAGTATGTTTTATACTCTGCTAATAATAAAACCTATACTAATGATGAGTTTATAGAAATTACTCAGAATATTCTAAAAGATTTAGAGAATCAATACTTTTTCAATGATTCTCAACGATTAGCAATATACCTAAGTGTTGGAGTATCTTTTTATCAAGATAAGATTTTAGAAACTGCTGATATCGCTATGAAAAAATCTAAACAAAAAAAAGAACTTATTGTTTATGATGATAGTATCAATAGGGAAAAAGAGATACAAGAAAAACTAAAATGGTTTGAAGTTTTAGAAGAAGCTATAAGTTCAAATAAAATAAAAACATTTTTCCAACCAATTTTTAATATGCAAACTAAAGAAATAGAAAAATATGAAACTTTAGTTCGTTTAATAGATAAAAATGACAAAGTAATTTCTCCTTATTTTTTCTTGGATATTTCTAAACAAGCAAAACTATATAATGAAATCACAGCAACTGTGATCAATCAAAGTTTTGAGAAGTTTAAAGATAATGATTATGAATTTTCAATTAATTTTTCAGTAGAAGATATAGAACATGAACCAACTGTAAATCTTTTAGTTTCAAAACTTCAAGAGTATCCTTCAATTGCAAATAGGTTAGTTATTGAGCTTTTAGAAGATGAGGGAATTGAGAACTTTGAAATGATAAATGAGTTTATCTTAAAACTAAGAGCCTTTGGGGTTAAGTTTGCTATTGATGATTTTGGAACTGGATATTCGAATTTTTCATATCTTCTAAAATTAGATATTGATTACCTAAAAATTGATGCTTCCCTAATCAAAAATATAAACCTTGATACAAACTCTAAAAAGATTGTTGAAACATTAGTTGAGTTTAGTAAGAAAATTGGAGCAAAGACAATAGCTGAATTTGTTCATAATAAAGAAGTATTTGATGATATTTCAGACATTGATATAAACTACGCACAAGGTTATTATATTGATGAACCACGGGCAAATATTGGATCAAAACCACTTTGGAAATAATAAATATATTTAAAAGGATAAGTTATGGATCATAAGGAATTTATGACAAATATGTCAGAACTTTCAATTGTTTATATTGAAGATGATGTAAATATTAGAAAATATATTTGTGAATTTTTAAGTAGATATTGTAAAAATATATATGAAGCATCAAGTGCAGAAGAGGGTTATACTTTGTATAAAGAGCATAAACCTCAGATTCTTTTAGTAGATATCAACCTTCCTAAGATGAGTGGAATGGAACTTATTTCATTAATTAGAGAGAATGATAAAAATACAAGAGTTATTATCTCTACGGCATATACAAATAAAGAGTTTACTATTGAAGCTGTAGAGTTGTTTATTACTAGGTATTTAGTAAAACCAATAACTAGTAAAGATTTAGTAGAAGCTTTCAAAAAAGCTATAAATGAGTTTCAAGAAGTGTTCCCTAATTTTGGAAATATTGATTTGGGTGAAAGCTTTTTTTATGATAGAAGAAAAAGAGTTTTATTCCAAGAGCTTGAGGAGATTGGTTTACGAAAAAAAGAGATGCAAATCTTAGAGTTTTTTATTAAAAAGAATGAACAAATTATAAGTTATGAATCTTTACAGAATGAAGTTTGGGAAGATGAGGTAATGACTGAAAACTCTATTAGAAGTCAGATTAGAAATATAAGACAAAAAACCCATCATGGGATTTTTTCAAATGTAAGTGGAGTAGGTTATAAACTATATAAAAGTGAAAAACTATGAATAGCCTAAAAAAGATAGCTAATCAAGGTGAGTTTAGTATTGATGCAAACTCTTCTATCAAAGAAGCAATGGCTATTATGCATAAAAATAAAAATGGTAGTGTTGTTTTAATTGAAAATCTAAAGCCGGTTGCTATTATTACTGAAAGTGATATTGTTAATACTTTAAAAGCTAATATGAATCTAAATAAAAGATCTATTGAAATAGCTACAAGAAAAGTAATATCAACAAATGAGAATAGACCAGTTGAGTATGCTTTTGATTTATTAATACAACATAGTATTAGAAGAATAATACTTGTTGATAATGAAGGTTTATACAAAGGTATAGTTCTTCAAAAAGATTTATTTGAATATCTAGAAGAAGATGTATATAAAATTGATTTAAAAGTATCTGATATTATTAAAACTGATCATTCAATACAAACAGTTCAAATGGATGATACTATTAAAAAAGCCGTAAGTATTATGCAAAAATATCAAATAGGTTCAGTTGTAGTTTTAGATGGTAATACTCATGTGGGAATTATTACTGAAAAAGATATTTTAAAACTTACTTATTATGAGGTTGAGTTATCTCAAAAAGTAGCTACATGTATGAGTTCTCCAATTATTAGCGTAAAGGTTGATACTCTAGTAACAAATGTTATTGAGTTAATGAAAGTACAAAGTATTAGAAGAGTTGTAGTTTTAGATAATAAAGAAAAAATAGTAGCAATTGTTACAAATAGAGATATTCTAAAACATATCAAAGGTAACTATACAAGAATTCTACAGAATAAAATCAAACATGCCCAAGAGATAATGGACTTTTTGCCTGAACCAATTATTGAAATCTTTTATTCTAAGAATGAAGAAGTGATTTATTGGATGAATGAACAAGCTCATAAACTATTTGGAAATGACTTAATTGAACAAAAAGTTACAAGACTATTCAAGTTAGAAGATTGGGAAGAGATTAAAAGCTTTTTATTAAGAAAAAAACAACTAAAAAATAAATCAGTTGAAATAAAAGGTTCTATCTACGAAATATCTGGAACAATCTCAAAGAATGTAAATACTAATTTTATTAAATTAATTTTTAAAGATGTAACAAATTATGAACAAGAAAAAACAAAACTTCAAAATCTAATTGATAATGAAATAGAGAGACGAATGGATAGTGAGTACTTGCTAATGCAACAAGCAAAACTCGCTACCATGGGAGAAATGATAGGTCATATTGCACATCAATGGAGACAACCCCTAGCTCAATTAGGTGGGATTTTTATGAATCTAGAGTCTGCTTATGCTTTTAATGAACTAGATGAAAAGTACTTAAATCAAAGAGTTTTACATGGAAATGATTTATTAAAATATATGTCTAATACCATTGAAGATTTTAGGAACTTTTTTGAACCAAATAGAACAAAAGAAGTTTTTGATTTATCTGAATATATTCAAAATGCTGTGAATATAATTAATGCTTCTTTAACATATCATCATATTAATTTAGACTTTCATAAACCATCAAAGACTATTAATACTACTGGTTTTCCAAGTGAGTTTTCCCAAGTAATTCTAAATATCTTAGCTAATGCACAAGATGTATTAGTTCAAGAAGATATTAAAAATCCCTTTATAAAAATAGTTCTTCGAGAGACAAAAGATAAGGTTTATATTGATATTGAAGATAATGGTGGAGGAATTAATCTAAGTGTTATTGATAAGGTATTTGATATTTATTTTACTACAAAATCAAAAAAAGAGGGTACTGGCTTAGGACTTTATATTTCTAAATTAATTATTGAAACAAAATTATCTGGGGAAATTAATGTAAGTAATAGTGATGTAGGTGCTGTATTTACAATTGAGTTATCAAAGGATAATATTCTAAGTGATGAGGTACTTTAAAACCCATGCGGTTTTAAAGTACAAAATTTTAAGCTGACTCAAGCTTTCTTGTTTGAAGCTCTTCTACTGCTGCATCAATATCATCAAAAGAAATATCTTTTAAATCTTCCACTGGCATATCCCACCATTGTAATTCTAATAATTTTTCAATTGTTTCTTCATCAAATCTATATTTTAATACTTTTGCTGGAACTCCACCTACAATAGCATAAGGGGGAACATCTTTAACTACAACAGATCCACCAGCAACAATAGCTCCATCTCCGATACTTAGACCTCTTTTTACAACTGCTAAAGAACCAACCCATACATCATTACCAAAAATAGTCTCTTTTGGTCTAGTGATTTTCTTTTGATCAAAATCTTCAATATAATCAGGGAAGTGAAGTTTTAAATTGTATTGTATTGCTGATGAGCTTAACCAAGTTGTTGGGTGATCAAATGCACCTAATTCACAGTTTTTACCAATTGAACAATATTTCCCCATTTTACTACCAGGAAATAAAGTAGTACCGCTATTAATAAATGTGTAGTTACCAATATTACATGAATGTTTTACATTTGCAGTTCCTACTAGTCTAACAGGGGCATTAAGTATTGTATTCTTACCAACTTTAGCTTCTTTTGAAATATAATTAATGTCTTTCATTTATATACCTTTTATTCTTTGTATTAGTTGTGTTGTGGAAACATCAGGTGTTCTTGGTAAGTATTGAACTTTACATATTTCGTTAAATTCATCAAATTTACCTGCCCAGTCATCTCCCATAATTAGCATGTCCGCGTCATATTTAAGTAAATATTCTTTTTTTAATTCTAATGATTCTTCTAAAAAAACATCATCTACGAAGTTTAATGAAGAGATTATTTTCATTCTTTCATCTTCTGAATATACAGGTGTTCTACCTTTTTTATTAAAATTTAATTTATCAGAAGAAATTCCAACTATTAATTCATCTGCGTATTTTGCAGCTCTTTCAAGAATTTTTAGATGTCCATAGTGAAATATATCAAATGTGCCAAATGTTAAAACTCTTTTCATTCTCTTTTCCTAAATATTAAATAAGTTTATTTATTATAGATAAATAAAATGTAACAATAATGGAATATCTTATTTATTTATATTCATTTAAATAAGATTTGTTATTTTTTTATAAAAAATTATACGTTTTTTACATTTTATTAATATATAATCACCTATTAATCTATAAGGTGAAATATGAAAAAAATATTAGTAGTTGATGATAGTAAAACAATATTATATGGTATAAAAGACAGTTTAGAACAAAAAAGTGATTATGAAGTATATACGGCAATGTCATACAAAGAGTGTGCAGAAATTTTATTAGAACATAAAGGAAGGTTTGACGTAGCGTTATTAGATTATAGTCTTCCTGATGCTAAAAATGGTGAGATTGTTGAATTTATTAGCAAGTTTAAAATTAAATCAGTTTTATTAACTGGTTCATCTTTGGATACAAATAATAAAGTTTTCTCAACTGAAACAGTAGTTGATTATGTAATCAAAGATGGTAGTCAAGCTATTGATTATGCAACATCTATTGTAAATAGAATTGTTGAAAATGAAAATGTAGAAGTTTTAATTGTGGATGATTCAAAAACATTTGCTCATAAAATGGAAGCTTTATGTGAACAATATAACCTACGAACTTCAGTTAGATATAGTGGAGAAGAAGGACTTAAAGCTTTAAATGAAAGATCTCATATAAAAGTAGTATTAGTAGATTATATGATGCCTGATATGAATGGTTTAGAGTTTACTTCAAAACTAAGAAAAAAATATAAAAAAGATGAAGTATCTGTTATTGCATTATCTGGTTCAGAAGATAAAGAACTAGTATCAAAATTCTTAAAATATGGCGCTAATGACTTTTTATATAAAGACTTCTCAAAAACAGAATTCTTCTCAAGAATTAATAGTAATATCGAAATTATTCAGTTATTTGACTCAATTAGAGATAAAGCTACAAGAGATCATATGACAGGAATGTTTAATAGAAGATATTTCTTTGAAACTGGTAGAGAAATGTATGAAAGAGCAAAAGCTAGAAAAGAGAATTTTGCTTTAGCAATGTTAGATATTGATAAGTTTAAAAATATCAATGATACATGGGGACATGATATTGGAGATATTGCTATTAAAGAAGTTGGTAAAATTCTTGCAAAATATCTAAATAAAGATTCATTAATTTCAAGAGTTGGTGGAGAAGAGTTTTGTATTATGATGCATAATAGACCAGAACAAGAAGTAATTCAAACTTTTGAAGAAATTAGAGAAGCCTTTGCAAAAAATGTAATCAAACTTGATAATTTAAACCTAAAATACACAGTTTCTATTGGTCTTTGTATTGATTTTGGAGAGTCATTAGAACAAATGATGAAATTCTCTGATGTATCATTATATGAAGCAAAAGAAAAAGGTAGAAATAAAGTAATTATGTATGAAGGAATTATTTAAATTTTTTAATTCTTAGAAATAAATTTTAGCTATAATTCTTATTGATAAAATTAATAATAAGGAATTATAGTTAGAATGCGAGATCTCTTTAAATCCCCATCATTTCTTAACTTTGTATTTGTAGTAGTAGGTTCAGTTTTCTCTGCTATTGGTGTTGTATCTTTTTTAGTACCAAATAGTTTAATTACAGGAGGAACAGCTGGTTTAGCCCTGTTATTTCATCATGTAAGTTCTCTTACTATTGGTACTTGGATGTTTTTGATTAATGTACCTTTAGTTTTATTAGGTATTAGATACTTTGGTAAAATGTATGCTGTAAAAAGTGTAGCTACTATTATATTTATTTCAGTGTTAATTGACTTTCTAAAAGAGTATATCTCTTTACCTCAAGCTACTTCTGAAACATTACTTGCTTCTATTTTTGGAGGAGTTTTTATTGGTTTAGGTTTAGGTTTTATTATTCGTGGTAAATCCTCTGCTGGTGGAAGTTCAATTATCGCAACTATTATTGCTTCAACTACTAAGTATAAAGCTTCTGAAGCAATGCTTTTTATTGATGCTGCGGTTATACTTCTTTCAATTTATGTTTTTGATGACATTGACAAAGCTCTATGGAGTATTGTAAGTATTTATGTAACATCAAAAATTGTAGATGTTATTCTAACTGGTCGTCCATCTAAAAAAGTAGTTCACCTTGTAACAGATAAAGTTGAAATACTAGCAAAAGAAGTAAAAGATAAATTAGGTCCTGAAGGAACTATTATAAAAGGTGAAAACCTATCTTCTGATGGTGAGAAAAAAATGATATTAATTGTTGTTGAAATATCAAAAATACAAGTTTTAAAAGAAATAGCTAAACGTAATGATCCTGAATCATTTTTAGTAATTAGTGAAGCTTCTGAATTGTTAGGAAGAGGTAACTAAAGTTTAGGAATATTCCTAAACTTTAGATAATTTTGAAAGTTGCTCAATAATATTTTTTGCACTTTCTTCATTTAAAGGTTTTTCATAAGTAGTTAGAATCTCTCTAGCTAAAATATTTGCACCTAAATGTTGGAACATAATTCTCATAGCTTGAAGACCTTTTGCTCCACCTCCACCACTGTGAGTAGCTAAAGCAACGACTTTTTGCTCAAATGCATCTCTCCAGCTTTTTGTAGCTCTAGAAGTCCATGCCATTGCATTGTTTAATACAGGAGGCATTACACCATTATATTCAGGTGCAACAATAATAAATGCTTTTAAATCTAAAATATGGTTTGCTAAATCTAAAGCAACTTCTGGAATACCATTTGCTTCTTCTTCAACTGTACTATATAAAGGTAGATTTAAATCTACAAGATTTATTAATTCTACTTCACAATTTAATTCATTTGCTATTTCTTCTAATTTTTTACCTAGGTTTCTATTGTTATTAGCACTTGCTACTAAAATTCCAATTTTTGACATAATTTATTTCCTTATAATTTATTGTATTTAATAAAAGTTTTTGATTATATCAAATAATTACTTTTTTTTTGAATATAACGAATAATATAATATTTTTGTTAACTTTTTTTGAATATTTATTACATATCAAGTGTAATTCATGTAGTATAAAATACAAAATCATCTAAGATAGACAGCATATGGAAAATACAAAAGAAAAACAAATTTTAAAAATAATTAAATATACTCCGCCTATATTTACAATAATTATTTCAATTTTAATTACATTATTTTTATATTTTGATAATAAGAATACTTTTTTAGAACAAAAAACTAGAATAGAAAATGACTATATAAAAAGTCATAAGAAGATTATCAAAGATGAAGTTGATAGAGTTGCTAACTATATTGAATATTTACAAGTATCAACAGAAAAAGAATTAAAAAACTCAATTAAAAATAGAGTATATGAAGCTCACAGTATTGCTACAAATATTTACAACAAACACAAAAACACAAAAACTAAAAAAGAAATATTTCAAGAAATCAAAACTGCATTAGAATCAATTCGATATAACAATGGTCGAGGTTATTTCTTTATGGATAATGTAGATGGTGTAAAGGTTTTATATCCACTTGATAAAAATATAGAAAACAAAAATTTTTATAATTATGCGGATGCAAAAGGTTATAAATTTGTTAGAACTATTGTAGAAACAATAAAAAATAAAACTGAAAGATTTGATGAATATTATTGGTATAAACCAAATCAAGGTAAAGAAAGTTTCAAGAAAATATCTTTTTACAAATACTTTGAACCGCTTAACTTAGCAATTGGTTCAGGTGAATATATTGATGAATATGAAAAAATGATGCAAAGAAAAGCCTTAGATTATATTAATTTGATTAGATATGGTAAAAATGGTTATGTTTTTGTAATTGATTATGATTCTATATATTTAAGCCATATTAAAAAAGAGTATCTAGGGAAAAGTGCTATTGCTAACAATGATACAAAAAAGATTACAAAAGTAATTGATGATTTAAAAAATATTGCAATTGAAGGTTCAGGGTTTTATTCTTATGTTCAAAATTCAAAACCTGATACATCCTTAGCTACTAAGAAAATAAGTTATGTAAAGGGTTTTAATAAGTGGAAATGGATTATTGGTACTGGATTCTATGAAGATGATATTTTAACAGAAGTACAAAAAAGTAAAGATGTTATTGATGAAAAGTATACTTCTTATATTCAAAATATTCTTTTACTTAGTGCTGTAATGACTTTAGTTTTATTATTTATTTCTATGTATATCTCAAAATTGTTAGAAGATAAGCTAAATGAGTATAAGAGTGAAATTAATAATAAACAAACTTTGCTTTTCCAACAATCAAAAATGGCTGCTATGGGTGAAATGATTGGTAATATTGC contains the following coding sequences:
- a CDS encoding response regulator, coding for MRIMIVDDSKVARLGVKKSLPANMIEINDIEFASNGQEAVDKYKNNKFDLIFMDLTMPIKNGYEATKEISSHDKDSYIIVITADIQNKGLSLARENGARDVIKKPIDPSKLNHVLVDFFKNREKQNG
- a CDS encoding bifunctional diguanylate cyclase/phosphodiesterase: MKFDEIFSDTQILEYFNFGICILDPDLKVQYWNSWISFFTKISPNEIKGQNLEEFFPNINIKKLKRQIVAAISIDSATYYTSKDGYIFPIELDEITNPIYKYMQQQITIFPISDNYVLLSIADQTSLKEANKKIKEFTQIIERKRKLLKDKLTGLENRNKLLLDLDIDENKQLALFNIKGFNEINDFFGYELGDKYLIFIANKFLEFTKDLDIDIFKLTADEYVLYSANNKTYTNDEFIEITQNILKDLENQYFFNDSQRLAIYLSVGVSFYQDKILETADIAMKKSKQKKELIVYDDSINREKEIQEKLKWFEVLEEAISSNKIKTFFQPIFNMQTKEIEKYETLVRLIDKNDKVISPYFFLDISKQAKLYNEITATVINQSFEKFKDNDYEFSINFSVEDIEHEPTVNLLVSKLQEYPSIANRLVIELLEDEGIENFEMINEFILKLRAFGVKFAIDDFGTGYSNFSYLLKLDIDYLKIDASLIKNINLDTNSKKIVETLVEFSKKIGAKTIAEFVHNKEVFDDISDIDINYAQGYYIDEPRANIGSKPLWK
- a CDS encoding response regulator transcription factor: MDHKEFMTNMSELSIVYIEDDVNIRKYICEFLSRYCKNIYEASSAEEGYTLYKEHKPQILLVDINLPKMSGMELISLIRENDKNTRVIISTAYTNKEFTIEAVELFITRYLVKPITSKDLVEAFKKAINEFQEVFPNFGNIDLGESFFYDRRKRVLFQELEEIGLRKKEMQILEFFIKKNEQIISYESLQNEVWEDEVMTENSIRSQIRNIRQKTHHGIFSNVSGVGYKLYKSEKL
- a CDS encoding CBS domain-containing protein, producing MNSLKKIANQGEFSIDANSSIKEAMAIMHKNKNGSVVLIENLKPVAIITESDIVNTLKANMNLNKRSIEIATRKVISTNENRPVEYAFDLLIQHSIRRIILVDNEGLYKGIVLQKDLFEYLEEDVYKIDLKVSDIIKTDHSIQTVQMDDTIKKAVSIMQKYQIGSVVVLDGNTHVGIITEKDILKLTYYEVELSQKVATCMSSPIISVKVDTLVTNVIELMKVQSIRRVVVLDNKEKIVAIVTNRDILKHIKGNYTRILQNKIKHAQEIMDFLPEPIIEIFYSKNEEVIYWMNEQAHKLFGNDLIEQKVTRLFKLEDWEEIKSFLLRKKQLKNKSVEIKGSIYEISGTISKNVNTNFIKLIFKDVTNYEQEKTKLQNLIDNEIERRMDSEYLLMQQAKLATMGEMIGHIAHQWRQPLAQLGGIFMNLESAYAFNELDEKYLNQRVLHGNDLLKYMSNTIEDFRNFFEPNRTKEVFDLSEYIQNAVNIINASLTYHHINLDFHKPSKTINTTGFPSEFSQVILNILANAQDVLVQEDIKNPFIKIVLRETKDKVYIDIEDNGGGINLSVIDKVFDIYFTTKSKKEGTGLGLYISKLIIETKLSGEINVSNSDVGAVFTIELSKDNILSDEVL
- a CDS encoding CatB-related O-acetyltransferase gives rise to the protein MKDINYISKEAKVGKNTILNAPVRLVGTANVKHSCNIGNYTFINSGTTLFPGSKMGKYCSIGKNCELGAFDHPTTWLSSSAIQYNLKLHFPDYIEDFDQKKITRPKETIFGNDVWVGSLAVVKRGLSIGDGAIVAGGSVVVKDVPPYAIVGGVPAKVLKYRFDEETIEKLLELQWWDMPVEDLKDISFDDIDAAVEELQTRKLESA
- a CDS encoding adenylyltransferase/cytidyltransferase family protein — protein: MKRVLTFGTFDIFHYGHLKILERAAKYADELIVGISSDKLNFNKKGRTPVYSEDERMKIISSLNFVDDVFLEESLELKKEYLLKYDADMLIMGDDWAGKFDEFNEICKVQYLPRTPDVSTTQLIQRIKGI
- a CDS encoding diguanylate cyclase; this translates as MKKILVVDDSKTILYGIKDSLEQKSDYEVYTAMSYKECAEILLEHKGRFDVALLDYSLPDAKNGEIVEFISKFKIKSVLLTGSSLDTNNKVFSTETVVDYVIKDGSQAIDYATSIVNRIVENENVEVLIVDDSKTFAHKMEALCEQYNLRTSVRYSGEEGLKALNERSHIKVVLVDYMMPDMNGLEFTSKLRKKYKKDEVSVIALSGSEDKELVSKFLKYGANDFLYKDFSKTEFFSRINSNIEIIQLFDSIRDKATRDHMTGMFNRRYFFETGREMYERAKARKENFALAMLDIDKFKNINDTWGHDIGDIAIKEVGKILAKYLNKDSLISRVGGEEFCIMMHNRPEQEVIQTFEEIREAFAKNVIKLDNLNLKYTVSIGLCIDFGESLEQMMKFSDVSLYEAKEKGRNKVIMYEGII
- a CDS encoding YitT family protein, translated to MRDLFKSPSFLNFVFVVVGSVFSAIGVVSFLVPNSLITGGTAGLALLFHHVSSLTIGTWMFLINVPLVLLGIRYFGKMYAVKSVATIIFISVLIDFLKEYISLPQATSETLLASIFGGVFIGLGLGFIIRGKSSAGGSSIIATIIASTTKYKASEAMLFIDAAVILLSIYVFDDIDKALWSIVSIYVTSKIVDVILTGRPSKKVVHLVTDKVEILAKEVKDKLGPEGTIIKGENLSSDGEKKMILIVVEISKIQVLKEIAKRNDPESFLVISEASELLGRGN
- a CDS encoding NADPH-dependent FMN reductase, whose translation is MSKIGILVASANNNRNLGKKLEEIANELNCEVELINLVDLNLPLYSTVEEEANGIPEVALDLANHILDLKAFIIVAPEYNGVMPPVLNNAMAWTSRATKSWRDAFEQKVVALATHSGGGGAKGLQAMRIMFQHLGANILAREILTTYEKPLNEESAKNIIEQLSKLSKV
- a CDS encoding cache domain-containing protein, producing the protein MENTKEKQILKIIKYTPPIFTIIISILITLFLYFDNKNTFLEQKTRIENDYIKSHKKIIKDEVDRVANYIEYLQVSTEKELKNSIKNRVYEAHSIATNIYNKHKNTKTKKEIFQEIKTALESIRYNNGRGYFFMDNVDGVKVLYPLDKNIENKNFYNYADAKGYKFVRTIVETIKNKTERFDEYYWYKPNQGKESFKKISFYKYFEPLNLAIGSGEYIDEYEKMMQRKALDYINLIRYGKNGYVFVIDYDSIYLSHIKKEYLGKSAIANNDTKKITKVIDDLKNIAIEGSGFYSYVQNSKPDTSLATKKISYVKGFNKWKWIIGTGFYEDDILTEVQKSKDVIDEKYTSYIQNILLLSAVMTLVLLFISMYISKLLEDKLNEYKSEINNKQTLLFQQSKMAAMGEMIGNIAHQWRQPLSTITTASSGMVLQKQLDALSDDFFYEASNKINASAQYLSKTIDDFRNFFSPNKVKSNFLLKNTFSTALDLIQAQFKTKSINIVKHIENVEIISYENELIQALINILNNARDELLKVDDHSRFIFIDVYKKDDKINICVKDSAGGIPNDIINRIFEPYFTTKHKAQGTGIGLYMTEEIIVKHLEGELFVRNKDFIYQDKPLRGAEFKIILPIDGDLI